The nucleotide window GCGAGCCGGCGCGCCGCACGAGAGAAGGCCCGCGACTGGGTGGAGCGCGTCGGCCTCGGCGGCTTCGAGTCCTATTACCCGCACCAGCTGTCCGGTGGCATGCGCAAGCGGGTCGCGCTCGCTCAGACGCTGGTCAACGAGCCGTCGATCCTGCTGATGGACGAGCCGTTCTCCGCGCTCGACGTGCAGACACGCGGGCTGATGCAGGACGAGCTGCTGCGGCTGTGGTCGGGCGGCACGTCGCGCGGCGCCGCGGTCGTCTTCGTCACCCACGACCTGGAGGAGGCGGTCGCGCTCGGCGACCGCGTGGTGGTGATGACCGCCGGGCCCGCGACCGTCAAGGCGTCCTTCCACGTCCCCCTGGAGCGGCCGCGCGACGCGGAGGAGATCCGGCTGACGCCGGAGTTCCTGGCGATCTACCGCGAGGTGTGGGAGTCGCTGCGCGAAGAGGTCCAGATCACCCGAGAGAGGAGTTCCGGCCGTGCTGCCTGACCTTACGATCGACTCCGCCCCCGAGGACACCTCGGGCGATGACCACGCGATCGCGCAGGCGCGCGGCGCGCAGCGGCGCCGGCTCATCGTGATCAACACCGTACGGATCCTGCTGGTCGTCGCGGTGCTCGGCTCGTGGGAGCTGGCCGCGTCCCACTGGATCGACCCGTTCTACTACTCCAAGCCGAGCGCGATCTGGCACCGCCTGGTCGACTGGTTCACGAACGGCACGTCGCAGGGCTCGATCTGGCAGCAGATCGCGTACACGCTGGAAGAGGCACTGATCGGCTTCGCCCTGGGCAGTGTGGGCGGCGTCGTGCTCGGCATCGTGCTCGGCCGCAGCCGCTTCCTGTCCGACGTGTGCGCGCCGTTCATCAAGGCCGCCAACGCGATTCCCCGCATCATCCTGGCCTCGCTGTTCGTCATCTGGTTCGGCCTCGGCATGTCCTCCAAGGTCGCGACCGCGTTCGTCCTGGTGTTCTTCGCGGTGTTCTTCAACGCCTTCCAGGGGGCACGCGAGGTCGACCGCAACCTGGTGAACAACGCTCGGATCCTGGGGGCCGGCCGGTTCCAGGTGCTCAGCACGATCGTCGTGCCCAGCGCCACCTCCTGGATCCTCGCCTCGCTCCACTCGGCGTTCGGCTTCGCCATCATCGGCGCGGTCGTCGGCGAGTACAGCGGCGCGGACAAGGGTCTCGGCCTGCTCATCAACCACGCCCAAGGCACTTTCGACTCGGCCGGCATCTACGCCGGAATGATCATCATCACGGTGATCGCCCTGCTGGCCGAGTGGCTGCTCACCCTGCTCGAACGCCGCCTGCTGCGGTGGCGTCCTCCCTCGTCCAGCGTCGAAGTACAGATCTAAGGAGCCACCCATGCGTACGGCCACCCGCATCGCCGCGGCCGCGATCGCCGCCACCACCGCACTGTCGCTCTCCGCCTGCCGCGACTCCCATGCCTCCTCCTCGGGCGGGAGCGGCGGCAAGAACGACACCATCAAGATCATGGTCGGCGGCATCGACAAGGTGATCTACCTGCCGGCCAAGCTCACCGAGCAGCTCGGCTACTTCAAGGAGCAGGGCGTGAACGTCCAGCTGCTCACCGAGCCGGCCGGAGCGCAGGCGGAGAACGTGCTGATCTCCGGCGACGTGAGCGGCGTCGTGGGTTTCTACGACCACACGATCGACCTGCAGACCAAGGACAAGTGCATCGAGAGCGTGCTGCAGTTCGCCGACGTGCCGGGCGAGGCCGAGATGGTGTCGACCGCGAAGGCCGGCCAGATCACCTCGCCCGCGGCGTTCAAGGGCAAGAAGCTCGGCGTCACCAGCCCCGGCTCGTCCACCGACTTCCTCACGCAGTACCTGGCGACCAAGAACGGCGTGCCGACGTCGGGCTACACGACGGTGAAGGCGGGTGCGGGCCAGACGTTCATCGCCGCGCTCAACAACGGCGGCATCGACGGGGGCATGACGACCGACCCGACCATCGCCCAGCTGACGAACACCGGCAAGGGGAAGGTCCTGATCGACATGCGCACCGAGGAGGGAACGCGCGCGGCACTCGGGGGCCTGTACCCGTCGAGCTCGCTCTACATGAACTGCGACTACGTCAAGTCACACGCGGAGGCCGTACAGAAACTGGTGAACGCGCTGGTCAAGACCCTGGGCTGGATCAAGGCGCACAAGCCGGCGGAGATCGCGGCCAAGATGCCGGCCGACTACGCGGGCGGCAACCCCAAGCTGTACGAGAAGGCGATCGCGGACAGCATCGGCATGTTCAACGCCGACGGCGTGATGCCGGCGGACGGCGCGAAGAACGTTCTGAACGTCCTGGCGCAGTTCTCCCCCAACGTGAAGGGCAAGAAGGACAGCATCGACCTGTCCACGACCTACACGACGGAATTCGCGTCCAAGGCTCCCAAGCAGTAACGGGAGCGGCGGCCGAGGCTGCGGGGCGGGCACCGGGGGTGCCCGCCCCGCACCATTTCCCCGCCTGCCGTTCCGGGGCGAATGCCGGACGGCTCGCGCGGCGGTCTCCCGTCACATGCCGAACCGTGCGCGCCGCACGGCTTCGACCGCCGCGGCGGGCCCGCTCACCTCGACCTGTGCGACGCTCTGCCGGCCGAAGAGATAGAGCAGCAGCTCGCCGGGAGGTCCGGAGATGCGCGCCGTGGGTACTCCCCGCCGCGCTCGAACGGTCTTGGCGGTCCCCGCCCACTGAAGCTCGAGACCCGCGCCGCGCAGCCGCCGCGCGAGGAACCAGCGCGCGCGACCGACGTTGCGCCAGAGGGCCTCGTCCATCGCGTGCTCGTTCGCCCGAGGACCACGGCCGTCGGCCCTGCGTACGTCCTCGTGGTGGACGAAGAGCTCGTTGAGGTTCGGGACCTCGCGTACCCATCCGATGCGGAAGACGCCTGGTGGCGGTCCCGATCGGATCGCCTCGGTGAGCCCGGCGAAGTCGCTCAGCGCAAGCGCTCTTCGTCGTCGTTCGGCGAAGCGTGCCCACGTACCGGGCAGGACGAGCCCGGGGCCGGCGAGGTGGTCGCGCTCGCGGATGACGAGGTGCGCGGCGAGGTCGCGGGTCGTCCACGGCGCGAGGAGAGTGGGCGCCTCGGGACCGAGCTCGTCCAACAGGTCGCTGAGCCGTGCTCTCTCGGCGGCGTCGAAGAGCGGATCGGCCATGTCGCCGGAGTGTAGCGAGGCCGTCGGCCGACTTCGAGGCTTTCCGAGGACGAGCCACATTCCGGCATAGATCAGTCGCTCCCGGCCTGCCCCGGAACTGCTGTCCCGGTCGAGATCGCCCCGGTCAGGACCGGCCGGCGCCCGCGGAACCGGGCGCCGCCCCACCGGCCCGCGCGGTGGCGGGGTCATCGTCCGTCGTCGTCGTCCCTTCGGCCAGCACGAGGGCCAGCAGTCCGGGGAAGCACGCATCGAACTCGGATCGCCGGAGGCGGTTGAGGCGGCGTGCGCCCTTGTCCAGTTGTTCCAGCAGGCCGGCGGCGCGGAGTACGGCGAAGTGGTGGCTGGCGGTGGCCTTGGAGACCGGCAGGTCGAAGGTGCCGCAGGCGCGGGTGAAGTCGGGCTCGCCGGCCAGCTCGCGCAGGATCGAGCGGCGCACCGGGTCGGTGAGCGCGTCCAGTGCGTCCTGCAGCGCCACGTCAGCCGGGTCGACGTGGACCAGGTTCCCGCGGCGGCGGGTCGGCTCGGTCATGGCGGATCCTTACCGGTTCGATGTGTTCGATCGTTATCGTACACTCCCAAGTGTTCGATCCAGATCTAACGCTTGGGGGGCCGGGACCGGCGCCACCGTCTACGTGACCGGGCGCAGCACGTCGCCCGGCGACTCATTCCACGACGGAACGATCGCCGAGACGGGGGCGCTCGTCGACCGCGCCGGGGGCACGGGTGTTCCCGTGCGGGTCGATCACTTCGGCGGCGGCACACCACGGTCGCTACGCCATGAGCTGGGCGGGCCGCCGGAGCTCCACCCCAGCCTCCGGTGACGCCGGCGGCGGCTCAGCCGACCCGGACGGTCTCGTCCTCGCGCACCACGTCGACGTCTCCGTCGTAGGACCTGCGGGCCGCCTCCTCGGCCCGCACGGCGAGAGTGCCGGGCCACAGGTGCGTGAGCATCAGGCGCCCGGCGCCCGCGCGGGTGGCGTGCTCACCGGCCTGCAGTGCGCTCGACAGGTAGCGCGCGTCGGCGGCCGGGACCTGATCGGGGTAGGTGGCCTCCGCCAGGAAGAGGTCGGCGTCGCGGGCGAGGTCGGCCAGCTCACGGCACGGGCCGGTGTCCCCGGTGTAGGCGAGTACCTTGCCGCCGCTGGTGAGCCGCAGACCGGCGTTGGGCACGAAGTGCGGCAGCGCCCAGCTGTCCACGGTGAACGGCCCGATCTCGAACCGGACTCCCGCCGTGAACGAACGCAGCGTGAAGGCGTCGTCGAGCATGCCGGGCCGGTCCAGGGCCAGGACACGGTCGAGCGCGCCGGGCAGCGCGTGGACCGGCAGCTTCGGTGCCGGATCGGGGTCGAGCGCGCGTGCCCGCAGGAGGGGGTTCAGGTCGGCGCAGTGGTCGGGGTGGCCGTGGCTGACCAGGACCGCGTCGACACCCGCCGCGGCCACGTGCCGCAGCAGGCGCGGCAGCGTCGCGTAGCCGGGGTCCACGAGCAGCCGGAAGCCGTCGTCCTCGATCAGATAGCCACTGCACGCGCGTCCGGCCGCGGGCCAGGCACCGCAGCTGCCGAGTACCGTCATCCGCATCACGCCGGCTCCCGTCCACCGAGAAATGACCTGCCAGGGACCGTCTCGAAGTCCCCGGGAAGGCGGCGGACTTCTGGGCAGGACCTGGGCCGATCGGGGTCATCATTCCCGCGGACGCCCGTCGGACGGGCGCGGCGGCGGCGATTTGCCGGGAAAAGTAGTGTTCGCACCTTAAATTGAACCTCCGGCATGGGTTATCCGTTGTTCAAAACATGGCACCTCGCAACGCGCTTCCGCATCATGCCCGGTCCGCGTCGGTCCCCGGCATCCGGGGTGTGGCGACGGTGACCTCGGCTCTGGTGATGCGCGCCCCCGCCCACGTCGTCTACGCGTTCCTCTCCCGGCTTCCCAACCACGGGCTGATCACCGGCCGCCGCCTCCGGCTGGAGAGCGTGACGGCCGACGGCATGGGCGCCCGTATCGCGATGCGCGGGCCGCTGGGCATCCGCCGTACGGCCCGCACCTGTGTCACGGACCTTCATCCGCCTCGTGGCTTCGGCGGTACGGCGGCGGTCGGCCGCCGTACCGAGGCGTACGTGCAGTGGACGATCGAGCGCGCCGGGACCGGCTCGCTCGTCACCCTGACCGCGACGATCTTCAGGGCCGGCGCGCTCGACCGGCTGCTGCTCACCCTCGGCGGCCGGCGGTGGCTGGCCCGCAGCTTCGACCGCGCGCTCGTCCTGCTCGCCGTGGCCATGGAGAGCGCACTCGACACCGGCGAGCCGTGCGCGCGGATGGCCGGTTAGCACGGGGCGGGCCCCGGCCCGGGCCTTCTCCGGCGCGTAAGGGATGTCCGCGCCGCCGAATACGCAAGTGACCTGGCGAGACACCGGATTCCCCTGCGTCGCGACGGGGGCGGTGAGTCGTCTTGCGAACAGAGGGAACAACGGTCGCGGTAAGTGATCGGATAACGCGTTTTCGTGGTGGCATCGCCGCCACGCGGAGCGGTACTCGCATTCCCTCGCAAAGCACCTCTAGTCGGTTGTTTTAGGACGTTTTGCGGGGGCAAAGAACGCTCGCAACTGCAACCCACCGGAGGCAACCATGTCGACCGTCATAGTGGTCGTCATCGTCATAGTCGTGATCGTCGCACTCGGAGCCGCCGCGTTCTTCGCGCGGGGACAGGCCCGCCGACGTGGCCTGCAACAGCGTTTCGGTCCCGAGTACGACCGGACCGTCGAGAGCCACGAGAGCACCCGCGAAGCCGAGCAGGAGCTCAAGGCCCGCGAGAAGCGGCATGACGAGCTGGAGATTCATCCGCTGGACCCGGCGGCGCGTGAGCGTCATCTCGCCGAATGGCGTCAGGTCCAGGAGCGTTTCGTGGACGCGCCCGAGGAGGCCGTGACCGAGGCGGACCGTCTGCTCGTCCTCGTGATGGGCGAGCGGGGTTACCCGACCGAGGGCTACGAGCAGCAGGTCTCCGACCTGTCCGTCGAACACGCCAGCACCATCGACCGGTACCGGCAGGCGCACGACATCAGCGCGCAGGCCGAGGCCAAGAAGGCGTCGACCGAGGACCTCCGTCAGGCCATGGTGCACTACCGCGCGCTGTTCACCGAGCTCCTCGACACCGACGAGGACGCCGTCACCAACGGGCGTGCGAACGGTGCCGTCACCGAGCACGGGACCAGGGCCGATGAGCCCGTGGCCGAGCCGGTCGTCGAGCCCGCGGCGGCCGAGCCCGTGGTCAGTGAGCCCATGGCCGATGAGCCCGTCGTGAGTGAGCCCGTGGCGGAGGAGCCCGTGGTGAGTGAGCCCGTGGTGAACGAGCCGTCGGGGACCACCGAGCGCGACGCCACCGAGACGGAGGCGCGGGACGAGGTCGGAGAGGGCACCGAGGCCAAGACCGGCGCTCGTACGAGGAGCGGCAGGCGGACCGCACGCCGTGACAGCGATGACGAGGGAGTGTAGGCGATGAACGAGTACAACGACCGTCCCGCCGACGAACCGGAGCCAGGGACCGATGACCGGCCCGTCGCCGGGTTCGGCTGGGCCGGGCACAACCCGGACCACCACACGGACGAGCACACGGGCGAGCACACGGGCGAGCAGACCGGCGAGCACACGGACGAGCTCGAGGACCAGCGCACCGACGACGAGACGCCGGGCGAGGACGAGCCCCTCGTCGGCGAGGTGTGGAACGACGACTCCGCCGCCGGGACCGGCGAGCAGGCCGGGCACGAGGCCGGTACGGACGAGGCCGGGTCCACCGACCTCGCCGACGAGGAGCGCGCCGAGGGGACCGAGGCCGGCCGCGACCACGTCGGCGAGCCGTTCGGCACCGAGGAACCGATGATCGTCACCGAGGACGAGAGCCCGGAGGACACCACTGAGGCCGAGAGCGCCGAGGAGGAGCCCGCCGAGGTCGCGGAGACGCCCGAGTCCGTCGAGCCGGTCGCGGTCACCGAGCCGTCCGATGTCGCCGAGCCCACCGCGGACGACGCCGAACCCGTGACCGAGCCCGCGGCCGAACCGGTCGTGGACGGCGCACGGCCGACGAACACCGACGAGTTCGCCATCGACTACCTCGTCGACCCTGAGGCCGCCGAGCGGTTCCGCAACCGCTGGCGCGACGTCAAGGGCGTCTTCGTCGACGACCCGGCGGACGCCGTCCGGCAGGCCAGCGCCCTTTCCGGCGAGGCGGTCGAAGAGCTGACCGCGGCACTGGGCCGGCTCAGGCAGAACCTCGACGATCACTGGGACGAAGGCAAGGAGACCGACACCGAACGGCTCCGCGTCGCACTGCGCGGCTACGGTTCGTTCATCGACCGCCTCCTGACCCGCTGACCTCCGCACGCGACAGCGGCGGGCGCACCATCGCGCCCGCCGCGTCCGTGTGCCCGCAGACGGCGGCGCCGGACCGTTCGCCGTAGGCCGCCGCCCGTACGAGGGGGCGAGGTCTCAGCGCGAGGCGCGTTCGCCCGGCCAGACCAGGAGTACGCGGCAGGGTGCGTGGTCGACGACGAAGCGCGTCACCGGGCCGACGCTGTCGGGACCCGGCAGGCCGCGCACGCCGTCGCGTACGCAGACCAGCATGTCGGCGTCGCCCGCCGCCGCGACGACCTCGTGCTCGGGGACCCCGCGTTCCCACAGACGCCGCACCGGACGGCCGATCCGGGCCTCGGCCTCGTCGAACAGCGCGGCGGCCTGGTCCTCCTCGATCCCCGCGAACGCCTCGCCGGGTTCGTGCCCGGCCGGTCCGAGCAGCCCGGTGAAGGTGTCCTGCGCGGCGATGTCCTCGGTGACCAGGAGGAGGACCACCTCGTCGCAGGCAAGGCCGGCGGCCGCGTCCACCGCGCTCTCCCACGCGGCGGCCGGGTTGATCCACACCATCACGGCCACACGACCACGCTCCGATTGCCGTCGGGGGCGTCCACCCTGTCATGGTCCGCGCGATGGAGGTGCCCGGCCGACTGAGAAGACCGGCCGCACCCGCACCGATTCAGGGGTGCGGTGCGCGGATGCCGCAAGGATGCCAGAAGAACCGGCTCACGATCACCGGCACCCTCCGATCGGCGGCCGATGCCATCGGAGGTGGCCCTTCCCCGGCTCACGCCTGGTCAGGGCCACCCTCCAGGTCAGCCGTTCAGGAAGGCGATCACCGCGTCGCGTCCGGCGTGGCCGAGCTCGCGGTTCTGGATCGAGTGCGAGGCTCCCTTGACGATGACGACCTTGCCGTTCGGGGCGTGCCCGGCCTCCTCGTACGCCCACTCCACCGGTGTCGAGAGGTCATGGTCCCCGTTCACCAGCAGCACCGGGACGTCCGGCAGGCGTGCCGGAGGCTCGGCGGACGGCCGGGAGTGCCAGCGCAGGCACTCCTGGGTGAAGCCGCTGCCGGCGGACGTCGCGCGGGTGTACGGCCAGAACCGGCTCGGGTCGATCCGCCGGAGCGCGGCGTCCAGCTTGGCCTGACGGCCGCGCAGCGGTGTGTCCGACCGGCCCCAGGGGAAGGCGCTGTCGGAGCAGAACGTGTCGATGTGCAGGCCGGCGCTGTAGCCGGTGACGTCGTCGCCGCCGGACTTGAGGATGTCCAGGAGCGCGTCCAGCCGGGTGGAGTCGCCGTGCCGTGCGGCGTGCAGCGCGCCGATGATGTCGCCCTGACCGCCGGGGAGGGCGTCCGCGTTGCGGTACGTCGGGTCCACGAACTCGTACGACACCATCGTGTCGAAGATCCGTACGCCGTCGGCGTCACTGCGGTGCCGTACCACCCAGGCGAGGTCGTCGGCGGGGTCGAACCCGCAGGCGGGCGCCGACGTGCACGCGTCGCGCAGGACACGGGCCTCGGCGTGCAGGCCGACGATGTAGAGGCCGTCGTCGGCCTGCGGGTCGACGTGCGGCAGCACGGAGTCGAGGACGACCTTGCGTACGTGCGAAGGATGGACGGCCGCGTAGCGCGCCGCCGTGAACGTCCCGTACGACACCCCGTCGACGACCATCTTGCCGACGCCGAGCGCCTGACGGAGGGTCTCGTAGTCGGCGACGGTCTGCTCGGTGCCGTACAGGCCCTTGCGGTCGCCGATGACGCCGGAGCACTCGTCGATCGCCCCGGGCGTCGGCGCGGCGATGTCGGAGCTGCCGACCTGGGCCTGGAGCTGCGGGCAGTCGATCGCGCCGAACTCCCCGGTGCCCCGCTGGTCCAGCGTGACGAAGCGGTACTCCTTGGCGACCTCGGGGAGGCGCTGGTGGGCGATCCGGTCGCTGAACGGCACGCCGGGCTGCC belongs to Actinoallomurus bryophytorum and includes:
- a CDS encoding ABC transporter ATP-binding protein; protein product: MPTQAGSDGPAIELRGATKRFRSSGGVHTAVRDLDLTVNSGEFVAVVGPTGCGKSTTLSLVSGLEPASAGETLVYGRPVNGIPDGVGYMFQTDAVLPWRSVLDNVATGPRYRGASRRAAREKARDWVERVGLGGFESYYPHQLSGGMRKRVALAQTLVNEPSILLMDEPFSALDVQTRGLMQDELLRLWSGGTSRGAAVVFVTHDLEEAVALGDRVVVMTAGPATVKASFHVPLERPRDAEEIRLTPEFLAIYREVWESLREEVQITRERSSGRAA
- a CDS encoding ABC transporter permease; amino-acid sequence: MLPDLTIDSAPEDTSGDDHAIAQARGAQRRRLIVINTVRILLVVAVLGSWELAASHWIDPFYYSKPSAIWHRLVDWFTNGTSQGSIWQQIAYTLEEALIGFALGSVGGVVLGIVLGRSRFLSDVCAPFIKAANAIPRIILASLFVIWFGLGMSSKVATAFVLVFFAVFFNAFQGAREVDRNLVNNARILGAGRFQVLSTIVVPSATSWILASLHSAFGFAIIGAVVGEYSGADKGLGLLINHAQGTFDSAGIYAGMIIITVIALLAEWLLTLLERRLLRWRPPSSSVEVQI
- a CDS encoding ABC transporter substrate-binding protein codes for the protein MRTATRIAAAAIAATTALSLSACRDSHASSSGGSGGKNDTIKIMVGGIDKVIYLPAKLTEQLGYFKEQGVNVQLLTEPAGAQAENVLISGDVSGVVGFYDHTIDLQTKDKCIESVLQFADVPGEAEMVSTAKAGQITSPAAFKGKKLGVTSPGSSTDFLTQYLATKNGVPTSGYTTVKAGAGQTFIAALNNGGIDGGMTTDPTIAQLTNTGKGKVLIDMRTEEGTRAALGGLYPSSSLYMNCDYVKSHAEAVQKLVNALVKTLGWIKAHKPAEIAAKMPADYAGGNPKLYEKAIADSIGMFNADGVMPADGAKNVLNVLAQFSPNVKGKKDSIDLSTTYTTEFASKAPKQ
- a CDS encoding TIGR03085 family metal-binding protein is translated as MADPLFDAAERARLSDLLDELGPEAPTLLAPWTTRDLAAHLVIRERDHLAGPGLVLPGTWARFAERRRRALALSDFAGLTEAIRSGPPPGVFRIGWVREVPNLNELFVHHEDVRRADGRGPRANEHAMDEALWRNVGRARWFLARRLRGAGLELQWAGTAKTVRARRGVPTARISGPPGELLLYLFGRQSVAQVEVSGPAAAVEAVRRARFGM
- a CDS encoding ArsR/SmtB family transcription factor, encoding MTEPTRRRGNLVHVDPADVALQDALDALTDPVRRSILRELAGEPDFTRACGTFDLPVSKATASHHFAVLRAAGLLEQLDKGARRLNRLRRSEFDACFPGLLALVLAEGTTTTDDDPATARAGGAAPGSAGAGRS
- a CDS encoding MBL fold metallo-hydrolase, with translation MRMTVLGSCGAWPAAGRACSGYLIEDDGFRLLVDPGYATLPRLLRHVAAAGVDAVLVSHGHPDHCADLNPLLRARALDPDPAPKLPVHALPGALDRVLALDRPGMLDDAFTLRSFTAGVRFEIGPFTVDSWALPHFVPNAGLRLTSGGKVLAYTGDTGPCRELADLARDADLFLAEATYPDQVPAADARYLSSALQAGEHATRAGAGRLMLTHLWPGTLAVRAEEAARRSYDGDVDVVREDETVRVG
- a CDS encoding SRPBCC family protein, which codes for MAPRNALPHHARSASVPGIRGVATVTSALVMRAPAHVVYAFLSRLPNHGLITGRRLRLESVTADGMGARIAMRGPLGIRRTARTCVTDLHPPRGFGGTAAVGRRTEAYVQWTIERAGTGSLVTLTATIFRAGALDRLLLTLGGRRWLARSFDRALVLLAVAMESALDTGEPCARMAG
- a CDS encoding universal stress protein is translated as MVWINPAAAWESAVDAAAGLACDEVVLLLVTEDIAAQDTFTGLLGPAGHEPGEAFAGIEEDQAAALFDEAEARIGRPVRRLWERGVPEHEVVAAAGDADMLVCVRDGVRGLPGPDSVGPVTRFVVDHAPCRVLLVWPGERASR
- a CDS encoding alpha/beta hydrolase → MRSRVLVAAVVTALVAGLAGPASADRTPRPPAAEPKLTGSHPCPDQPGFTCSTLTVPLDHRGRVPGTLDLQVATADNADAPKGTLLFLTGGPGQPGVPFSDRIAHQRLPEVAKEYRFVTLDQRGTGEFGAIDCPQLQAQVGSSDIAAPTPGAIDECSGVIGDRKGLYGTEQTVADYETLRQALGVGKMVVDGVSYGTFTAARYAAVHPSHVRKVVLDSVLPHVDPQADDGLYIVGLHAEARVLRDACTSAPACGFDPADDLAWVVRHRSDADGVRIFDTMVSYEFVDPTYRNADALPGGQGDIIGALHAARHGDSTRLDALLDILKSGGDDVTGYSAGLHIDTFCSDSAFPWGRSDTPLRGRQAKLDAALRRIDPSRFWPYTRATSAGSGFTQECLRWHSRPSAEPPARLPDVPVLLVNGDHDLSTPVEWAYEEAGHAPNGKVVIVKGASHSIQNRELGHAGRDAVIAFLNG